CACGACAGCGCCTTGGTGCCGGCCGCGGCATAGCGCACCTTGGCCCGCCCGAAGCGTTTGTTGAGCGCATCCAGCGCCTCCATCAGCTGCTTGCTTTTCTGGCGGGCTTCGGGCGCTTCAAACAAGCCTAATTGCACCTGGCCTTCGGGCTCGAGGCCGGCGCACACCACCCCGGCGCGGGTGTAGCTGGTGCCCGCCCGGCGCAGGCGCTTCAGGGCATCTAGGGCGTAGTGCGTTAGCTGGCCGGTGTCGTTGGTGGCGCAGGGCAGTGCAATGGTGGTGCTGAAGGTAGAGGGCCCCGGCTTGGGCGAAAACCGATCGGTGCCGAGCAGCACCGTGAGCAGGTGCGCGGCCAGGCCTTCGGCCCGGAGCTTTTCGGCGGCGCGGGCAGCAAACGTGGCCACGGCTTCGCGCAGCTTTTGCTCGTCGGCAATGGGGCGCGTAAACGAGCGCGTGCAGGCGGCACTCTGGCGGTGCGGGGCCCTAGGTCCGAGGGTGGTTTCGTCGTCGGGCAGGCGGGCTTCCAGCTCCAGGCACGACTGGCCGTGCAGCTCGTACCACAGCCGCTCGCCCACCACGCCGCCCAGGTGCTGGCGCACCCAGGCGCGGGGCTTGGCCGCCAGGGCCGCGGCGGTGCAAATATTCTGCTCGTACAGCTTGCGGGCATAGCGGTGGCCAATGCCCCACACGTCCTCCACAGCGGTGCGCTCCAGAGCTTCGAGCCGCTGGGCATCGGTACCCAGCACCCAAATGCGTTCGGTTTCGGGGCGTTTGC
The sequence above is drawn from the Hymenobacter sp. YIM 151858-1 genome and encodes:
- a CDS encoding Y-family DNA polymerase, which translates into the protein MFALVDCNNFYVSCERVFQPRYEGVPVVVLSNNDGCLISRSDEAKALGLKMGDAFHLVKPTLQEHAVKVFSSNYALYGDMSRRVVRVLCDFAPEVEVYSIDEAFLNLGGMRYWAPQGLEDYAGRIRETVKQHVGIPTAVGVAPTKVLAKMANRLARKRPETERIWVLGTDAQRLEALERTAVEDVWGIGHRYARKLYEQNICTAAALAAKPRAWVRQHLGGVVGERLWYELHGQSCLELEARLPDDETTLGPRAPHRQSAACTRSFTRPIADEQKLREAVATFAARAAEKLRAEGLAAHLLTVLLGTDRFSPKPGPSTFSTTIALPCATNDTGQLTHYALDALKRLRRAGTSYTRAGVVCAGLEPEGQVQLGLFEAPEARQKSKQLMEALDALNKRFGRAKVRYAAAGTKALSWQGRCEYVSPQFTTNWEQLWRIGDANPKA